A window of Bacillus sp. BGMRC 2118 genomic DNA:
AAAACTGGTATACACCCAGCAAAATTGTCTAAAAGCAACAAAGTTTTAGAAAAGAGCTTATTTATAAACTGACTAGATAGTTTATTAAGTAAATGTTATAGTGTAAATTAATGAGAATGTAACATCGAATAGGAGGGATTAATATGCCGCCGGTAGTTTCTGATGAGTATCGAGCAAGAAAACGAAGTGAAATTATTGAACATGCATTAGCTTGTTTTGCTGAAAAAGGATTCCAGGCCGCCACAATTGATGATATTGTCAAGCATTCAAAAATTAGCAAAGGCTCAATTTATACGTATTTCAAAAGTAAAGAAGAAATCTATATCGCCTTAATGAACGAAAAAACAGTATCAAGTACAGAAAGGTTACTAGAAGAATTAACTCAGTACGATACTGCGATAGAGAAGATCTCCTTTATTTTTGATGTATACAAAATGCAGGCAGGTCGTGGAACATGGATGGACACAGTAAAAGTTCATACAGAGTTTTATCTTCATGCTTCTAGAGATTCCGAATTAAGACAACTGTTAATTGACCGAGCAGCAACCTATTACAATAGTGTAATTATCGATATTATTGAAGAAGGCAAGAAGACAGGCGAAGTTACAACAACATCAAATCCAGATGTATTGGCTAGATTATTCTGGAGTATTATAAACGGAGTCGGTTTCCAATACTCGGCACTAGAAGAAAACTATCCATATGAAGAAGTCATAGAAGAAGCAAAAGAAATGTTTATTGCTTCTTTAAAGTGAGAGAGCCTAGAGGCTTTCTTTTTTTTAGGATGGCTGTGTTAAAGTAGAGTGTTTATATTTAGCAGGGCTGATTGAAGTGAAAGGACGCGATACTTCTGCGGGAGAAGCGCCGAGGAGGCTCTCGAACTCGCTCCGGAAGATTTAGTAACTTTAAAAATAAACTGTAAGGTGTTTACTTAAGTATATTTCATTTCCTATAGCAGATACTCCTACTTAGCAAAGGTCTCCATTTACATACAAAGGTATCAGACTTTTCAAATAAAAAATTGACAATACATGGGATTTCATTTACATTTAAACTGTGTAGTCGGTTTTTTTTAAAAAAAAACAGGGGGTTTAGTATGAATACTTTAATGGATAGATTAGTAGATCAAGAGGAAGCCCTAGAATTTGTGAAAAATGCAATTACTCTTATAAAAGAGAAGTATATATTTTCTGATGTTGCAGAAGAAATTGGCACCCTACTGCAGGAAAACGTAAACAAGGGGAAATACAATACTTCTTATACGTATCGAGAATTTAAAAAGATCATTGAAGAAGATATGCAAAGTATTAATGGTGACAAGCACTTACATATTCACATACAAGAAATAGAGACAAATGAAGTAGATGAAAAAGAAATGCGACAAGAATATATACGTATGGCCGAAAAGAACAATTACGGTTTTCATAAAATGGAACGTTTACCGGGCAATGTTGGGTATGTTGACATTCGAGCATTTTATGATAGCGATATTGCATCTGAAACAGCTGTTCATGTGATGAATTCAATTATACATACGGATGCACTAATTGTGGACTTAAGAAATAACGTAGGAGGTTCACTAAATATGGTTGCCGTCATCGCCAGTTATTTCTTCGATGAGCTAACCCATATAGATGGCTTCTACGATCGTATTGAAGATAAAACGTCACAGGTTTGGACGCTTCCATATGTACCGGGAAAGTTGTATCTGGATAAACCAGTCTATGTTTTAACGAGTAAAAAAACATTCTCCGCTGGTGAACTGTTTGCTTATGCACTCAAACATCAAGGGAGGATTACAGTCGTTGGTGAGTCAACTGGAGGAGGGGCAAATCCAGGAATTTATCACCAACTAACAAAACAACTGAGACTCTTTGTATCAAGTGGCAGATCAATTAATCCAATTACAGGTACGAACTGGGAAGGAACAGGAGTAGAGCCTGACATTGTAATGGAAGCAGAAGAATCGTTGCCATTTACATATGAAATGGCACTATCTGCTGTAAAAGAGAAATATCTTTCAAAACAAGGGTATGATTTTTTACTAGAGGAAATAGAAGATGCTATTAAAAATCAATCAAAGTAAGAGGTATATATGATTAACATAAAAGAACTAGAATTAATGATTAAGGAAAGTATGGAAAATGCATATGTTCCGGGTCTGGCTATTGCTATTACTAAAGGGAACGAAACTGTATATGAAGCTGGGTTCGGTGTGACGAGTATTGAGGATAATGGAATTGCTATCACACCGAATACTCTGTTTTGTATCGGCTCTTTGACAAAGCCATTAACGGGTACTTTATTAATGAGATTAGTAGAAGAAAATTTACTGGAGTTAGATTTACCTATTGTAAACTATATTCCTTGGTTTCAGCTTGCGAATAAAGAATATAGTCAAAGGGTTACACTTCGAATGTTGTTAAGTCATACAGCAGGACTTCCACATATATTTGAGAAATATGGGGATTTAGATTCCGGCGCATTAAAAAGACTTGTTCAAAATTTATCAGAGGAAACCTTCATCTTTGAACCCGGGTTTACGTGGAGCTACAGTGATTTAGGAATTGATATAGCCGGATACTTGGCAGAGGTTGTAACAGGGAGGTCCTATCAAGAGTTAATGATTGAATATGTATTCAGTCCACTTGGGATGAGTAGATCAACATTTGAACCTTTAGTTGCTATGACGTACCCGTTAGCATTAGCTCATCAAACAACTGATAATGGGACACTTGAGGTTATTCATAAATTCGTAGGAAATGCAGCGCAGAATCCATCTAGCTTTGCAATGACGACTGTCCATGATGTGACACGCTTTATGAAGATGATAGCTCAAGGTGGTAGGAATAAGGACGAGAGATACTTAACATCTCAGACTATTGCAGATATGCATACTGTTATTGGAGATTATTTTACGCTCGAGAAAAGTGGATACGGTTTAACATTTGAAATTGATCACTATAACAATGTAAAAAAAGTCTGGCATGACGGTTCCATTCAATCATATGCATCCTGGTTATTTATAGCACCGGAACATGAACTTGGGGTTGTGATCATGACCAATAAGTCACAGGGTTTATGGGAAGCAGCAGAAGAAATCATTAACTATGTTTTTGACCAAGTGGCATCTAGTAATAAAAATGAAAAGAGTAAGGTAGTAGAGTATAATGGAAGTCATTTAGATGTAGTGAAAGCTGTCGGAACATACATAGGTTCTTGGCTTGGGGTCGTGAGAATAGTTGAAGAAGAAGGAAACCTCGTATTAAATGTTAATGGTGAAAATAAAAAACTAAAGCCTTTTGGTTTTGATCGCTTCTATGGAGAAGAAGTAACAGTAGGCTTTGTAGAAAAGGATTGTCAGGTAATAACTAGTATGGTGAATGGAATTCCTTGTGAGAAGATAGCAGAGAATCCTCATTATTTGTATCATGTACAAGACTATACACCCTATTTAGGAAGCTTTAATGAAGGAAACGATTTGTTACGTTTTTATGTAGAAGATGATCGTTTGATGTGCTTTGATCAATATGATAATAAATCTTATGCTTGTACAATTGTCGGACCTACAAGAATTGTAATTCCGAATTGTCTAATAGACTTTATACCAAGTGATTCAAATGAATATAATAGTATTCGAATTAATAAAGGAAAGATACTGAATAAAATCAAAAAAACAATCTTGGATAGGAGTTTAAAAATATGAGTAATATCGAAACACCTTTTTTTACTCTTCAAGAAATTTGTCACGGTGTATATGCTGCAGTTGCAAAAAAGGGAGAAGGAGCATGGAGCAATTCAGGATTTGTTGATTTAGGAACAGAGTTAGTCGTGTTTGATTCTTTTTCTACTCCAGCTGCTGCAAAAGAGCTAAGAAACATCGCGGAGAAGATCACTGGAAAAAAGGTAAAATATCTGGTAAACAGCCATTATCACGGTGACCATGTGTTTGGAAATCAAGTGTTTGAGGATACAACAATTCTATCAACTTCTAAAACTCGTAATCTATTTATAGAGAGAAACGTACTACGTGAAATAGAGGAAGAAAAAGAAGAAATGTCTGCTTACTTGCAAGATTTAAGGAATCAGATGGAAAATAGCGTGGATGAGGTGATCTCATTAAGTATTCAGAACCAGTACAATGAAATGAAAAAGGTGTATGAAGCACTACATGAGTTAAAGATGGTATATCCAACTGTAACATTTGAAGAGAAGCTTGTGATACATGGCACCGAGCGGGATGCCCATTTGTATGCGTTAGGTGGCGGACATACCCCGTGTGATACGATTATGTATGTTCCTCAAGAGAAAGTCGCATTTATGGGGGATTTAATAACTGACGGAATTCATTTTCCTATATATAACCCAATTGAATTTATTAGCATCTTAACAGAAGCTAAATCGATGGATATTGAAACGGTCATTCCTGGGCATGGTCAGGTAAATACAATGAATGCTTTTGATACAGTTATCCAGTACATAACAGACATCGTGGAACAGGCTAAAGATGCGATCCAATTGAACAAGTCTATGAATGACTTTCA
This region includes:
- a CDS encoding TetR/AcrR family transcriptional regulator translates to MPPVVSDEYRARKRSEIIEHALACFAEKGFQAATIDDIVKHSKISKGSIYTYFKSKEEIYIALMNEKTVSSTERLLEELTQYDTAIEKISFIFDVYKMQAGRGTWMDTVKVHTEFYLHASRDSELRQLLIDRAATYYNSVIIDIIEEGKKTGEVTTTSNPDVLARLFWSIINGVGFQYSALEENYPYEEVIEEAKEMFIASLK
- a CDS encoding S41 family peptidase; amino-acid sequence: MNTLMDRLVDQEEALEFVKNAITLIKEKYIFSDVAEEIGTLLQENVNKGKYNTSYTYREFKKIIEEDMQSINGDKHLHIHIQEIETNEVDEKEMRQEYIRMAEKNNYGFHKMERLPGNVGYVDIRAFYDSDIASETAVHVMNSIIHTDALIVDLRNNVGGSLNMVAVIASYFFDELTHIDGFYDRIEDKTSQVWTLPYVPGKLYLDKPVYVLTSKKTFSAGELFAYALKHQGRITVVGESTGGGANPGIYHQLTKQLRLFVSSGRSINPITGTNWEGTGVEPDIVMEAEESLPFTYEMALSAVKEKYLSKQGYDFLLEEIEDAIKNQSK
- a CDS encoding beta-lactamase family protein — its product is MINIKELELMIKESMENAYVPGLAIAITKGNETVYEAGFGVTSIEDNGIAITPNTLFCIGSLTKPLTGTLLMRLVEENLLELDLPIVNYIPWFQLANKEYSQRVTLRMLLSHTAGLPHIFEKYGDLDSGALKRLVQNLSEETFIFEPGFTWSYSDLGIDIAGYLAEVVTGRSYQELMIEYVFSPLGMSRSTFEPLVAMTYPLALAHQTTDNGTLEVIHKFVGNAAQNPSSFAMTTVHDVTRFMKMIAQGGRNKDERYLTSQTIADMHTVIGDYFTLEKSGYGLTFEIDHYNNVKKVWHDGSIQSYASWLFIAPEHELGVVIMTNKSQGLWEAAEEIINYVFDQVASSNKNEKSKVVEYNGSHLDVVKAVGTYIGSWLGVVRIVEEEGNLVLNVNGENKKLKPFGFDRFYGEEVTVGFVEKDCQVITSMVNGIPCEKIAENPHYLYHVQDYTPYLGSFNEGNDLLRFYVEDDRLMCFDQYDNKSYACTIVGPTRIVIPNCLIDFIPSDSNEYNSIRINKGKILNKIKKTILDRSLKI
- a CDS encoding MBL fold metallo-hydrolase, coding for MSNIETPFFTLQEICHGVYAAVAKKGEGAWSNSGFVDLGTELVVFDSFSTPAAAKELRNIAEKITGKKVKYLVNSHYHGDHVFGNQVFEDTTILSTSKTRNLFIERNVLREIEEEKEEMSAYLQDLRNQMENSVDEVISLSIQNQYNEMKKVYEALHELKMVYPTVTFEEKLVIHGTERDAHLYALGGGHTPCDTIMYVPQEKVAFMGDLITDGIHFPIYNPIEFISILTEAKSMDIETVIPGHGQVNTMNAFDTVIQYITDIVEQAKDAIQLNKSMNDFQSSFIIRDLYKDWLGQSGVYRNVESVYEYLKENLYGA